CTTTGTTCATGTCTTGATAATTAACTAACTCTTAGCCTTGATGGTGTTTCACTTCTCCTCACCTACGGTAAACATCCCAATCAAATTTCTTTATCAAATAATCTCTTGTAACCGGAATTTAAACGCGATTCAGCGCATTTGAATTTAGACTTATCATGGGTGAGGTTGGGCTGATGccaaattttaggcctattttcTAGGCCGAGAAAaatgggcctaagattttgctCAAGCCCggtctaaataaaaaaagaaatgctAAATCGAGCCTAACTTGGTCCACTCATATTaacctttttacataaaaataaatttaaaaaatataataaattaaatacactaaaaatattaaaataaatgtttcccaacaaattgaaagtacattaaaaaaatatttatacttaaataactctAAGATAGTTACaacttaataagcaaatgcctctaaaatagtagcaaaattaataataaaacaagagttatacaatatctaaacaataacaacaaaatagtagcaatataataacaaaatgatagcaaaatagCAGCAGGGaaaaaaattagacaaattCGGGTTGAGTCGGGCCTGGACCAAAAAAATTACTCGAGGTCCGACTCGTTTAGAAAAtaggattattattattttttgcctAAGTCCATTTTTTAGAcctatatttttgcctaaaccctCTCGTTTTTTGGACAAGCCTGAGCCTAAGCGAATGGTCTGACCCATAATCAGGTCTAGTTCAAACTCACGTTCTtctgcattgacaataatactaATATTATCTGAATGTTAAAATGATTACTTTTGTAACTGGTAAAAACAAGTCTGTGGCATAATAACAATATGATTAGTGCGACTCGAATTGAGGTCACACCTGAAGCAGTAAACACCCTAACTATCAGATCAACACATGAAATTTAACACATCATATcatttaaatgtattatatcatattttaaattaacatcACATCATTTAATTCACTAAACcccataaaattattaattttcaattattacaaaaattatcataatttacttgatttcttaaaatataaaaaccaaaatacatTCCTCACTATAATACACGAATCTATAAAGTACTTTTGCCACATGGAAAATGTAATCAGTTTGATAAAAGATTCACTTACTTTGTACTTATCTCATTATGGTTTGATGGGTTTAtgtattaaatgattttaaataaaagagaattttacctttaattaattaattattattctatttattttatattttgatcattattttcaatatttttaattaaaaattaattagttataaaatattttaattattatgaaattaaattacaaatttcattatattttaataatatgttaaatataatatatattttcagttATATACgtaagtttattttaagttagaagtACACTAAAAAATTGCAATTACAAAAAtgcattttaataattataatcaaatttaattataaagcaAGATTGGATTTATAACTAGAATATCTCTatacctaaattaaaataaatatagggtaaactacaataATAATCATCCAATTATgcttttggttttattttggtcacctagctattaattttttcgatttagtcactcaactttttagactaaatattttagtcactcttcCATTAGTTGCCGTTAGATGAGTGATGGAAAGTTGACATAGACTttttttattggcctaataacaaatttagcccttcaatgtttacacattttatcaatttaatcataaatataacgaattcaacaaatttagccctcaatgtttacaaagtttattattttagtttgaattttaaaagatcaatcaAATTATCCCTCaccatttagaaaaattatcaatttagttctaattttttaaaaaaaaaacagaaaattatttgtaaacattgtgggttaaatttgttgaattttttagatttaggatGAAATTGATAGAGTATGTAATAttggagggctaaatttgttattaggccCAAAAAAGCCCACATAAGCTTCTTGCCACTAATCTAACGACAATTAATGggagagtgactaaaatatttaatttcgaaaaaatgagtgactaaatcaaaaaattaatagttaagtgataaaaagaaactaaagacatagttgagtgactattttaTAGTTTTCCATAAAATATAGAACCCCACACATGGGACATACACAAAATATATAGACTTAAAATCTGCAAATAATTTACTTTAAGACTTAAAATTCTTAAGGTTTTAACCTCTCCATTAAAATGAGGACCCTTTGagataaaaatcattttttcttttatattttaattttttccatcaAAATCTTCTAAATAGTGACAActaattattttacataaatataactttattaatttatctCAAGGTTAATAcataatagaattaaatataaaattaaaatacttcagtttaattgaaataaaaataaaatatatttaattttatggcACAtcaatatgtaattaaatttttattattttgtgttaaaaataaataaataatacatagaTAAATTATAACAATGACATAattgtctttttatttaaaatttgttttgtaaataaatctcaaatggaTTTATGAGATGTTTTTTAAACTTGAGGGGTTTAAACAGATATTTTCAAATCATAAGAGATAAGTGCATCTGTTTTGGTAGTAAACCAAGTTGTCGACCTCAAGTTtagttttaatctaaaatattctTATAACCTCTCcctaatttataaataaaaatataatactcGAATTCACATCTTCCTTAGTCGAGTTAGACTCAATTTACTCACTATCACTACATTTACtatctaaatatttttcccatttaattaataaatcaatggGTAAGAAAGTATAAGTGCAGCATTTTCTTCTCCAAATCTGAACCGTGTGATGAAATGAATCAAACCCACACGGAAGACAACAGTTAAAAATAGCGAAGGCTAAGACTGAGACACTGGTTAGGCAGACACCCACAAAGATTCATTTAACAGACAAATTCAATTAAAGCCTCCATTAATGTTTCTTCTAAGGAAAGATGAAGCCCAGTTTcatttcaaaaactaaaatgaataaagtaATTTGATTTAAGGACCAAAAAGCAAGAAACAGGAACAGCTGAAAAAAGTTGGTCCTTGTGTTTGAGGCTAAACTCATCATCACATTCAGAAATCACATGCTGTTTATCTTTTGTTTAATACTTTAATACTCCTTTTAAAAGGATGGTAATGTTCCCGTAATCAAAGTTTTGAATAACAGACAAAGCACTTTTCCAactttaaaacttgaatttaagattttattattctttccATCTACCTTTATACtatattaatttgaacaaaaaacaaaacccaaagaaaaaaaaattttaaaagcaaagaaaaggCCAAGAAAGAGAATAGAAATATAGATGCCTGCATTATCTAAAAGCTTGTTACTTGTTAGAGTACTGTTTTCTTTTAGCTGATTAGCTACTGACATTCCAGAGATTTTTCCTCCCAGAGTTTGTTTTAAGGTTTTAACACTGAGATTTTAAATCTGAATCCAACTTTgggttttaatttcttttctgaATCCTAGTCAAAAGGTATTTGATTTGGGTCAGTTCAGCTGCTCTcattccttcaaaattttccttttgttttattttatttggtattttCAGTTGGTTGCATATCTgggttttatttagtttttgcTGAACTTTAAAGAACAGCTTTTTGAGCTTTTTTTAGCTTTGATTTGTACCTCAAGTTTGGGgaccttttttttattgtttgttttttcCAGCTACTGttacattaattatattttatttttcttggtagtgtggtttttaaaagatttgatAGAATTAGATGGGTAGTTCCAGTTTTGTGATTCAAGTAAGTGAGCTTTCTTTAGGGGACATTTCAAAGTACTATTGATGGTAATTAAAACTGCCGCagtctataaaatttaaagagcTTTTTGGGGGTTCTTTAAAAGTTCAATCAATTGTTGTTTAGGCTGGAGAGTGGAGACAGTTAGAGACAAGAGGGTTAGATTTGAAGCAAAGCTGAGAGAGAATAATAAACCCAGAAatgttgttgattttttttttttaatgttttagattGTTGAAATGTTTTGCTTTTTAAAGGTTTGCTCATATTCTTTAGGGAAATAGATTTTGTCCTAGGTTGTTCCTTCTTATCTTTATTTGAGAAGATTGATTTTCTGGTAACTATGTGGTGACATTTGAACAATGATTtgcttcttttccttttttgtgtCTTTGTGTTTGCAGATGAACAGTCCTTGATGAGCTGATTGCTGTTGGACTATTGGAGTTTGATATGGAAAAAAAGAGTTGGTTGTGGAAGAGGAAGTCTTCTGAGAGAAGTCCTGGTGAAACTGAAAGTTCCGGATCGATATCATCGCAGTCCGAGAGATTTTCAGATGATCAGGTAGTTGGATAATCTCATCCTTAATCATCATCAATTTTAGCTTATatacttttctttcttcttctcatgGTTTAGTTACTAGATTCTTTAGCTATGCTCCCATTAATGTGAATTCTGGAGAGTTTCTGTTTGTATCATTCATGGTTAACTTTGTTTATATCATTCATATGAATCCATCTCTCTATTTCAACTGCCGGAAATTCCTTGATGACAGTTTTGACTTATGCTCCTTTTCCTTATAGCACTGAATTACagttcatatttttcaacataGTTGTTTTCTATTTCTCTTGTCAAGTTGATATATCTATAGTAAGACATTAATGGGGGTAATGGGGTTATTTCATCTGATAATCATGTTAGTTACCTATCAATTGCTTGAAGTTCTTGTGCCGTTACTTAGGCGAAAGAAGTAATATCAAGTAGAGGAAAGCATATTGGGAGGTTAAAGCTGCGTTTTAAGGCGCTTTTGGTGCAATGAGTGATGCTGCCATTAGGATTCAAGGGTACAAATTAAATGATCTTTTTGGGTAATGCATCTTTTAATCTGATACCTTAAGCATATTGTCCAAAATGAAAAGTTACTAGTTTTAGTTGAACATGGTGAAAGTTGATATAAAGCAACCTGTATGATTATTCAGTAGGCATTTTTTAAAGCTACATGTCGCCTGTCGGTTGAAAGCATCTTGTGAAGCATGATAACAAGACAGGTAGAGACGATGTAGTTACGGTCTCATCTCCGGCTAAAGTTTCCATGTTTCCATTTTGAGATGGTCTGAGCTGCTTCGCTCTCAAATTGCATTCTTGGAAAAATTATAACCCGATGTCTTCACCAAAGATATGCTTATTTCAATCAGatgtaaatagaaaatagaataaaGCTTAAAGCAGTTATATTTCGATGAGTTGAAATTGTGCTCGAGTTTTCTATTAAGGagataattttctaatttgaacCAGATCCAGTTGGTTTTCTCCAATTCAGATTGATTTTCATCTCTCTAATTTGTTGAATCAGGAGGCTTTCAAGGCATCATCACCTAATGATTGCACAAAATCACCTGAAGTGTCGTCAAAAGCTTCAGCCGTTCCTGAAGAAGTGAATGATAGCATTAGGAGTTTGACAGAGAAATTATCAGCTGCTCTAGTAAATGTTAGTGCCAAAGAGGACTTGGTGAAGCAACATGCCAAAGTTGCCGAAGAAGCTATTGCAGGTATTACTTTACAAGTTTGGGAACTTGTTCTACatggttctttttcttttccgtTCATCTTTGTTTTCTTGGTTATAGTCTACTTACTATAATctagttatattttttattgaacttCAGGTTGGGAAAAAGCTGAAAATGAAGTAGTGGTATTAAAGCAAAAACTAGAGACTACAGTTCAGCAAAACTCAGCATTGGAAGACCGGGTGACTCATCTTGATGGAGCTCTCAAGGAATGTGTTAGGCAGTTAAGACAAGCAAGAGAGGAGCAGGAGCAGAAGATCAATGAAGCCGTCGCAAAGACTACCCGGGACTGGGAAACTACCCAATTTGAACTCGAAAGCCAGTTGCTTGAGCTCCAAAATAAAGCCGAATCTGTTAAGTCTGAGCCCCCTCCTCCCTTCAGTCCCGATCTTTTGCATAAGATTGAAGCTTTGAAGAAGGAAAATTCAGCCCTCAAGCTTGAGCTCTCATCTCAGTTAGAAGAGTTGCAAATCAGAACAATTGAAAGGGACTTAAGCACCCAAGCAGCTGAAACAGCTAGCAAACAACACTTAGAGAGCATAAAGAGGGCCACAAAGCTTGAAGCAGAATGCCGAAGACTCAAAGCCATAGGCTCTAAATCGTCCTTCACAAATGACTGTAAATCCCCAGCTGCCTCCTCGATTTATGTTGAATCCTTCATGGGTAGTCAATCTGACAGCGGAGAACGGCTGCATGTGGTGGACACTGATACGCAAAAGATGAGTGGCTTGGAGGCAAACAAAGGAGAACCTAGTTGTTCCGACTCATGGGCGTCAGCCTTAATTGCTGAACTTGATCAATTCAAAAACGAAAAGGTCATCAACAGAAATGTCCCTAGTTCTTCTATTGAGATTGATCTCATGGATGATTTTCTTGAGATGGAGCAACTTGCTGCATTACCTGATACCAAGAATGAAAATCAATGTCTTGAATCAAAAGCTACTGTCAAACAATCCAATGATGGTGATAGCTCTTTGAAGGCTGAGCTTGAAGCCATGATTCTTCGAACAACAGAACTTGAAGAAAAGTTGGAGAAGATAGAAGCCGAGAAAGCTGAACTAGAAATTGCTCTTGCCAAAAGTAAAGAAAGTCTAGAAGCATCGGAACTAGAGTTGAGGGACAGTGAATTAAAATTGGAGGAGTTGCAAAGAGAGCTCAGCAAGGCAAATGAAGCAAAGCAACATCTCGAGTCTCAACTCAGTATCATGGAAACAGATGCAGAGACAATGTCAGCAAAGATTGACGCATTAGGAGcagaaattgaaaaggaaagggCACTGTCAGTGCAAATTTCAGCTGATGCAAATGAGTCAAAGCAACTTCTTGAGTCTCAACTTGTTAGCATTGAAGCAGAGGCTCGGATGATGTCTGCAAAGGTTGGTTCATTGGAAACAGAAGTTGAAAAGGAAAAGGCATTGTCAGCACAGATTACAGTGAAGTGTCAAGAATTGGAAGAAGAGCTTTCAAGAACGAGACAGGAAGCTGAGCTCCAGCAAACTGCAAACTCGAACGTTGAAGTGAAGATAAAACAGGTAACTCTTCAGCCTTCATGCATTGATGAAATTACACTAGCATAAGACATCTCTATGCAATTATCGAATTTATTAGTGTTAAAGTTATGGTATGTTGCATCTTTCTGATAGTCATGAGACCCAATGGCAGGAGGATTTGGCCGTTGCTGCTGGAAAACTTGCTGAGTGTCAAAAAACAATAGCATCTTTAGGGCAGCAACTGAAATCTCTTGCGACACTTGA
This genomic stretch from Gossypium raimondii isolate GPD5lz chromosome 6, ASM2569854v1, whole genome shotgun sequence harbors:
- the LOC105773391 gene encoding filament-like plant protein, which codes for MEKKSWLWKRKSSERSPGETESSGSISSQSERFSDDQEAFKASSPNDCTKSPEVSSKASAVPEEVNDSIRSLTEKLSAALVNVSAKEDLVKQHAKVAEEAIAGWEKAENEVVVLKQKLETTVQQNSALEDRVTHLDGALKECVRQLRQAREEQEQKINEAVAKTTRDWETTQFELESQLLELQNKAESVKSEPPPPFSPDLLHKIEALKKENSALKLELSSQLEELQIRTIERDLSTQAAETASKQHLESIKRATKLEAECRRLKAIGSKSSFTNDCKSPAASSIYVESFMGSQSDSGERLHVVDTDTQKMSGLEANKGEPSCSDSWASALIAELDQFKNEKVINRNVPSSSIEIDLMDDFLEMEQLAALPDTKNENQCLESKATVKQSNDGDSSLKAELEAMILRTTELEEKLEKIEAEKAELEIALAKSKESLEASELELRDSELKLEELQRELSKANEAKQHLESQLSIMETDAETMSAKIDALGAEIEKERALSVQISADANESKQLLESQLVSIEAEARMMSAKVGSLETEVEKEKALSAQITVKCQELEEELSRTRQEAELQQTANSNVEVKIKQEDLAVAAGKLAECQKTIASLGQQLKSLATLEDFLIDTTSIPEFSRGVSLITKSSEPWKLHSNETYSPKADPESKRVGGDDSSPQGNKNDGNGNTPPSSSSSSIVSSTHASSEKNRNGFAKFFTRSKNGIQIEI